From one Triticum urartu cultivar G1812 chromosome 3, Tu2.1, whole genome shotgun sequence genomic stretch:
- the LOC125549483 gene encoding uncharacterized protein LOC125549483, whose amino-acid sequence MASVKAIGVLCFLVFVALSSYPHRAQADHCFADKSKVMRECWRNIGKNVGEHPLLHGSVCCQVIRAATDIHCVCDKFTTGELARISLAKFAMATHVCGNGLRAHTHCAGYTVPVITLPAPPPPGST is encoded by the exons ATGGCCAGTGTTAAGGCAATAGGAGTTTTATGCTTCCTAGTCTTTGTGGCCCTCTCTTCATATCCACACCGTGCACAAGCAGATCACTGCTTCGCGGATAAAAGTAAGGTGATGAGGGAATGCTGGAGGAACATTGGGAAGAATGTTGGCGAGCACCCCCTTCTACACGGGAGCGTCTGTTGCCAGGTGATAAGGGCAGCAACAGACATCCACTGCGTCTGTGATAAATTCACAACTGGTGAACTGGCTAGGATCAGTCTGGCCAAATTTGCCATGGCTACACATGTATGCGGCAATGGGTTGCGTGCACACACTCACTGTGCAG GTTACACAGTTCCTGTTATAACGCTACCTGCACCCCCACCTCCAGGCAGTACCTAG